A section of the Clostridium sp. TW13 genome encodes:
- a CDS encoding glutathione peroxidase, translating into MNFYNFKAKNMNGKEISMEEYKDKVVLVVNTASKCGLTPQLEGLEALYKEYKDRGLEILGFPCNQFASQDPGTNEEISNFCLVNYGVSFTMFEKIDVNGKDAHPIYKFLKKEAKGTLGSEIKWNFTKFLIDKEGNVVRRYAPITVPEKIKNDIEKLL; encoded by the coding sequence ATGAACTTTTATAACTTTAAAGCAAAAAACATGAATGGAAAAGAAATTAGTATGGAAGAATATAAAGATAAAGTTGTTCTAGTTGTAAATACAGCAAGTAAATGTGGATTAACTCCTCAGTTAGAAGGACTTGAAGCTTTATATAAGGAATATAAAGATAGAGGATTAGAAATTCTTGGTTTCCCATGTAATCAATTTGCTAGTCAAGATCCTGGTACCAATGAAGAAATTAGTAACTTTTGCTTAGTTAATTATGGAGTATCATTTACAATGTTTGAGAAAATAGATGTCAATGGTAAAGATGCGCACCCAATATATAAATTTTTGAAAAAGGAAGCTAAAGGAACACTTGGTAGTGAAATAAAGTGGAATTTCACTAAGTTTCTAATAGATAAAGAAGGGAATGTAGTGAGGAGATATGCTCCAATAACAGTTCCAGAAAAAATAAAAAATGATATAGAGAAATTACTATAA
- a CDS encoding SpoIIE family protein phosphatase translates to MSSEEKKVEISQNNTELIDVILDKEKCKMLEKQLNRILNGIPDVIKVYNNDYTISFFNEAGYKFYNTNLEEVKDKKCYEILGRTEKCLDCSFEAAVQTKDMISKERYIPELNKFMDVSCNAVIGEDGEPLYIVERLRDITEKRVLQKVLEEREETYKQAIKSIPDPVIIIVDNIIVLGNLEACKLFNLSYDKIIGSNIYKHFQEKYLKSLHKRYRNILLQKKIKDISEYEFILSDNKVAILQISHSYISYKGKPAIIAIIRDVTEIKKELNKAAEIQRKTIQKEFPAEGIVDIKTVYVPADIVSGDFYRIYKVSETLIVGILVDVRGKGISAALSISAFDVLCFQEIAVTNEPMEIVKNLNKKLIDYYEENYIAVCCFSIDFSKKQLKVVGAGINQFIFQREKVEEKIVEGTFLGMFENSEFAQQIISLQKGDRIYFFTDGLDFILDEDKVIQTYMEDASALEFKNYIEEFLNDTILDVGKLKDDSTMILIEVL, encoded by the coding sequence ATGAGTTCGGAAGAAAAAAAGGTAGAAATATCGCAGAATAATACAGAGTTAATTGATGTCATATTAGATAAAGAAAAGTGTAAGATGCTAGAAAAACAACTAAATAGAATACTAAATGGAATTCCTGATGTAATAAAGGTATACAATAATGATTACACAATATCTTTTTTTAATGAAGCTGGATATAAGTTTTATAATACTAATCTTGAAGAAGTGAAAGACAAAAAGTGTTATGAAATTTTAGGTAGAACAGAAAAATGCTTAGATTGCTCATTTGAGGCAGCAGTTCAGACTAAAGACATGATATCTAAAGAAAGATATATTCCAGAATTAAATAAATTTATGGATGTTTCTTGCAATGCAGTTATAGGTGAAGATGGAGAACCATTATATATTGTTGAAAGATTACGAGATATTACAGAAAAGAGAGTTCTTCAGAAAGTGCTAGAAGAAAGAGAAGAAACATATAAGCAGGCTATAAAAAGTATACCAGATCCAGTGATTATAATAGTAGATAATATAATTGTTTTAGGAAATCTAGAAGCATGTAAGTTATTTAATTTAAGTTATGATAAAATTATTGGAAGCAATATATATAAGCATTTTCAAGAAAAGTATTTAAAATCTTTACACAAGAGATATAGAAATATATTATTACAAAAGAAGATAAAAGATATTTCAGAGTATGAGTTTATTCTTTCTGATAATAAAGTAGCTATTTTGCAAATATCTCATAGTTATATATCATATAAAGGGAAGCCTGCAATAATAGCTATTATAAGAGATGTAACTGAAATTAAGAAAGAATTAAATAAAGCAGCAGAAATCCAAAGAAAAACTATTCAAAAAGAATTTCCAGCAGAAGGAATTGTTGATATTAAAACTGTATATGTGCCTGCTGATATTGTTAGTGGGGATTTTTACAGAATATACAAAGTAAGTGAAACCTTGATTGTGGGAATACTTGTTGATGTTAGGGGAAAGGGAATATCAGCAGCACTTAGTATATCAGCTTTTGATGTTTTGTGTTTTCAAGAGATAGCAGTTACTAATGAACCTATGGAAATAGTGAAAAATTTAAATAAAAAATTAATAGACTATTATGAAGAAAATTATATTGCAGTATGTTGTTTTAGCATTGATTTTAGTAAAAAGCAACTGAAGGTAGTAGGAGCTGGAATAAATCAATTTATCTTTCAAAGAGAAAAAGTTGAAGAAAAAATTGTTGAAGGAACCTTTTTGGGTATGTTTGAAAATAGTGAATTTGCTCAACAGATTATCTCATTGCAAAAAGGTGATAGAATTTACTTCTTTACAGATGGATTAGATTTTATATTAGATGAAGATAAAGTCATACAAACATATATGGAAGATGCAAGTGCATTGGAATTTAAAAATTATATTGAGGAGTTTTTAAATGATACTATATTAGACGTTGGAAAATTAAAAGATGACTCCACAATGATTTTAATAGAAGTTTTGTAG